The Atlantibacter hermannii genomic interval CGCGATTATGTCGTCGCTCTCCATCACAGAAAAACGCCAGCAGGAAATCGCCTTCACTGACAAACTCTACGCCGCAGACTCACGTCTGGTGGTGAGAAAGGATTCTGATATTGAACCGAATCTCGAGAAGCTGAAAGGCAAACGCGTCGGTGTGTTGCAGGGTACGACGCAGGAAACCTATGGCAACGTGCACTGGGCACCGAAAGGGGTTGAGATTGTCTCCTATCAGGGCCAGGACAACATTTACTCCGACCTGACCGCTGGCCGTATCGATGCAGCATTCCAGGATGAAGTCGCGGCCAGCGAAGGCTTCCTGAAACAGCCAGTCGGTAAAGATTACAAGTTCGGCGGTCCGTCTATTAAAGACGAGAAACTCTTCGGCGTGGGCACCGGTATGGGCATCCGTAAAGAAGATAACGAGCTGCGTGAAGCGCTGAATAAAGCCTTTGCTGAAATGCGCGCCGATGGCACCTATGAAAAACTGGCGAAGAAGTATTTCGACTTTAATGTTTACGGCGAGTAATCGCTAACAGAGCGTTGCTGCGCCCTGCCGGTGGCAGGGCGTAATAAGGGTTAACCCGTCAGGCACTCGTATATACCCGTCTAACTTGATGTTGCAGGTGCGCTGGCCCGTCTGTAAGCGCCCGCGCGAACGCTGTTGCACTGCGTACTGCAACCCAAAATGTTGAAGGTATAAGACAGACAATGTTCACAGGATAAGCACCATGCTTTATGGGTTTTCACAAGTTATCTTAAAAGGGGCTATCGTCACGCTTGAACTGGCGTTGAGCTCCGTTATCCTGGCAGTTCTCATCGGCCTTCTGGGGGCGGCGGGAAAATTATCGCGTAATCGCCTGCTGGCGCTGTTGTTCGAAGCCTACACCACGCTGATCCGCGGCGTGCCCGATCTGGTTTTGATGCTACTTATTTTTTACGGTCTGCAGATTGCCCTGAATACCGTGACTGACGCGCTGGGACTGGCGCAATTTGATATCGATCCGATGGTGGCGGGGATAATTACGCTGGGTTTTATCTACGGCGCTTATTTTACCGAAACCTTTCGCGGCGCGTTTATGGCCGTGCCGAAAGGGCATATTGAAGCGGCTACCGCCTTCGGCTTCACCAATGCGCAAACTTTCCGCCGCATTTTGTTTCCCGCGATGATGCGCTTTGCGCTCCCCGGGATTGGCAATAACTGGCAGGTGATCCTCAAAGCGACGGCGCTGGTCTCCTTGCTTGGGCTTGAAGACGTGGTTAAAGCCACGCAACTGGCGGGTAAAAGCACCTGGGAGCCGTTCTATTTCGCCATCGTCTGCGGCGTGATTTATTTAGTGTTTACCACTGCTTCTAATGGCGTGCTGCTCTTGCTGGAGCGTCGCTATACGGTGGGCGTGAAGAGGGCTGACCTGTGATCGAAATTATTCAGGAATACTGGAAATCCCTTTTGTGGACGGACGGCTACCGGTTTACCGGGGTGGCCATCACGCTGTGGCTGCTAATTTCCTCGGTGGTGATGGGCGGCATTCTGGCTGTGTTTCTGGCTATTGGCCGCGTCTCAAGCAATAAATTTATCCAGTTTCCGATCTGGTTGTTTACCTATATTTTTCGCGGTACGCCGCTGTATGTGCAGCTGCTGGTTTTCTATTCCGGCATGTATACCCTTGAAGTCGTAAAAGGCACCGAGTTGTTGAATGCCTTTTTCCGCAGCGGCCTGAACTGTACCGTCCTGGCTTTGACGCTCAACACCTGCGCATATACTACGGAAATTTTCGCCGGGGCGATCCGTTCCGTGCCGCACGGCGAAATTGAAGCGGCGCGCGCTTATGGTTTTTCGCGATTCAAAATGTATCGCTGCATTATTCTGCCCTCGGCGTTACGTATTGCCCTGCCGGCTTACAGCAACGAGGTGATTTTAATGCTGCACTCTACGGCGCTGGCCTTTACCGCCACCGTGCCGGATTTGCTGAAAATCGCCCGCGACATCAACTCGGCGACCTACCAGCCGTTTACCGCTTTCGGCATCGCGGCGGTACTCTATTTGATTATTTCCTATGTTCTGATCAGCCTGTTCCGCCGCGCGGAAAAACGCTGGTTAGGGCATGTTAAACCTGCTTCATCGCACTGAGTGGCCCACGAATGTCTGACAATAAATTAAACGTTACCGACCTGCACAAACGCTACGGCGAGCATGAAGTGCTAAAAGGGGTCTCGCTTAAGGCCAACGCCGGGGATGTGATCAGCATCATCGGTTCCTCAGGCTCGGGTAAAAGTACCTTTTTGCGCTGCATTAACTTCCTCCGAAAAACCGAGTGAAGGCACTATCGTGGTCAATAACGAAAATATTGGCCTGGTGCGCGACAAAGACGGTCAACTTAAAGTCGCGGATAAAAATCAGCTGCGCCTGTTGCGCACCCGTTTGACCATGGTGTTTCAGCACTTCAATCTGTGGAGCCATATGACGGTGCTGGAAAATGTGATGGAAGCGCCGGTGCAGGTGCTGGGACTGAGCAAACAGCAAGCCCGCGAGCGCGCCGTGAAATACCTCGAGAAAGTGGGCATTGACGCCCGCGCCCAGGGAAAATACCCGGTGCACCTTTCCGGCGGCCAGCAGCAGCGCGTGTCTATCGCCCGCGCATTAGCGATGGAGCCGGAAGTGCTGTTGTTCGATGAGCCTACCTCGGCGCTCGATCCGGAGCTGGTGGGCGAAGTGTTGCGCATTATGCAAAAGCTGGCCGAAGAAGGGAAAACCATGGTGGTGGTGACCCACGAAATGGAGTTTGCCCGCCACGTTTCCAGCCATGTGATTTTTCTGCATCAGGGTAAAATCGAAGAAGAGGGTGCGCCGGAGGAGTTGTTTAATAACCCGAAGAGCCAGCGCTTACAGCAGTTTCTTAAAGGTTCGCTGAAGTAATCCTTCACGCCAGAACAAGGGCCACTTAAGTGGCCCGTTTCGTTACGGTGCGTTAGCGCACCACATCATGCAGCGCTTCTTCCAGATCGAACCAGCGGAAGCCAAAGCCAGACTCCTCCAGCCGTTTCGGTAGCGCCCGTTGCCCGCCCAGCACCAGCACCGCTGACTCGCCCATCATCAGCCTGATGGCGGTTGCGGGCGCGCGAAGAACGGTCGGGCGGCTCAAAACATGCCCCAGCGTATGGGCAAACTGTTCATTGCGCACCGGATACGGCGACACCATATTGAACGGGCCGCGCAAGTCGTTATTCAGCAGCCAGAGAATGCCGTTCACCATATCGTCGACGTGGATCCAGGCCAGGTATTGACGCCCGCTACCCATCGGCCCGCCGAGCCCCAGGCGAAACAGCGGCACGATTTTCCCCAACATGCCGCCTTCCGGGGCAAAGACCGCGCCGGTACGCAACAAACAAACCCGGGTTTTATCGCTCTGCGCCTGGCTTGCGATCTGCTCCCATTTCGCGCACAGCTTATGGGTGAACTCGTTATGCGGCGGCTCATCCTCGGTGACCACCACCTCGCCAAGATCGCCGTAATAGCCCGTCGCCGAGCCGGAAATCAGCACCGAAGGCGGGTTATCACTGGCTTTAATCAGCGTGACGAGGCGCTGGGTTATCTGCCAGCGGCTCTGGCACAGCCGCTGTTTTTGCGCCGCCGTCCAGCGTTTGTCTGCGATGGGTTCGCCGGCAAGGTTGATCACGGCGTCGAAGGCGTCAAGATCCTGTGCGTCGGACAAGCCTTTCCAGATGTTGATGCGCTCGTCGAGCCGCGCGCGCGCTTTGTCCGGATCGCGCGTCACCACCGTCACGTTGTGCCCAAGCGCAAACAAGCGTGGAACCAGATGGCGGCCAATCAGGCCCGTGCCGCCGGTAACCAGAATATTCATGCAACCTCCCGGTTGCGCTTAGCGCTGCCAGCTCATCGTCATGGAGACGGAGTCGGCATAGCGTAGCGCGTGAAGTTTATCGATTTCGACTTCAGCATATGTGACCCAGTGATGTTCACGTGCGATATCGAGCACATCCTGAGTTAATTTTTCCAGTAACGAGAAACGGTTATTCTCAACGTGATGAATGATGGCTTTCGTGACGGTGCGGTAATTTAACGCGTCCTGAATATCTTCGCTGAACCGCGCTTTCCCGGCGGGATAATGAATCGCCACGTTAATCAGGATATCCTGCCGGTGGGCGATTTCTTCATCCTTAATGCCAACAAAAGCGCGCAGGCGCAGATTTTTTATACGAATGATGGCGTCCGGCTGTGACATGTTACTTTCTCCATAATAATCAGCCCCGCTATCATACATTGCCCGCTTACCGCGCCCATTCACGCGACGCCAGACTTAGACCACCTCCGCTTTTTTCCATGCCGCCAGCGTCGCTGGCCGGTTGCGAATGCGCTCAAACCAGTTGCTTACGGCAGGATAGTTTTCCAGAGGAATGCGCTGGCGTTCATGTGAGGCCACCCAGGGATAAGTCGCAATATCAGCGATGCTGTAATGGTTTCCGCCAAGCCAGGGCGAGCTTTCCAGCCGTTTGTTCAGCACGCCATACAGGCGCTGGGCTTCAACCTGGTAACGCTCAATGGCATACGGCACCGGCTGCGGCGCGAAATGATTGAAATGATGATTCTGGCCGAGCATCGGGCCAAAGCCCGCCATCTGCCAGAATAACCATTGCAGCGTGGTTTGCCGCTCGCGCAGTTCGCCGCTCAGTAGTTTTCCAGTTTTCTCGGCGAGGTACAGCAAAATCGCGCCTGATTCAAACAGACTAATCGGCTCGCCGCCGTCTGCCGGATCGCGATCGACAATCGCGGGGATTTTATTGTTCGGTGAAATCGCCAGAAAGGCGGGCTGGAATTGCTCGCCTTTGCTGATATCGACGCGGTGCAGGCGGTACTCCAGCCCGGCCTCCTCAAGGAAGATCGTGATTTTATGGCCGTTTGGCGTTGGGGCGTAATACAGATCGATCATAGCAGCTCCCGAAATGACGTCATGAATGGCTTAACTGAAAAAGTATAGTGACGGCTTACGTTTTCATCAGATGACAGACGGCGATTTCCAGGATAGTTTTTTGTTAAATGTCCTGATGATGTGAGGAATTATGAGCCAGCCCGCGATAACACTTTGGTCCGATGCGAATTATTTCAGTCCGTACGTGATGTCGGTTTATGTCGCACTCAAGGAGAAAGGCCTGACGTTTACGCTAAAAACCGTGGATTTAGAGAGCGGGCAACACCAGCAAGCCGACTGGCAGGGGTTTAACCTGACGCGTCGTGTGCCGCTGCTGGATATCGATGGCTTCCTGCTTAGCGAATCCTCGGCGATAGATGAATATCTGGAAGAACGATTCGCGCCGCCCGTGTGGGAACGCATTTATCCGCATGACCGGGAAAAGCGCGCCCTGGCCCGCCAGGTACAGGCCTGGATCCGCAGCGACCTGATGCCGATTCGTGAAGAGCGTGCCACCGACGTTGTGTTTGCCAGCGCGAAACGCCCACCGTTAAGTGAGGCAGGGCAGGAGGCGGCGCAAAAACTGTTTGCCATCGCCGGTCATTTGCTGCGTGACGGGCAGCAAAATCTATTTGGTGAATGGTGTATTGCCGATACCGATCTGGCGCTGATGATAAACCGTCTGGCGCTTCACGGTGATGCGGTGCCGGGCGCGCTGGCTGATTATGCCGCCTTCCAGTGGCAACGGGCGTCGGTTCAGCGTTACGTGGCACTCTCTGCTAAGCAAGCGGGCTGATAAGCGTGGCGGGATCGGCTATGATGCGGTTACCAAAATTTTGTTTATGAGGTGAATGATGAAACTGATGTTCGCATCAGATATTCATGGTTCTCTGCCTGCCACGGAACGGATTGTCACACTGTTCGAAGAGAGCGGCGCGCAATGGCTTATTCTGTTGGGCGATCTGTTAAATCACGGGCCGCGCAACGCCCTGCCTGACGGCTATGCGCCCGCACAAGTCGCGGAACGCCTTAATGCGTTAGCGCCGAAAATTATTGCCGTGCGCGGAAACTGCGACAGCGAAGTGGATCAAATGCTGCTGAAATTTCCCATCACCGCGCCATGGCAACAGGTGTTGTTGGGAGAGCCGCGGCTTTTTTTAACGCACGGACATCTCTTCCATCCGGAAAATCTGCCACCTTTAAATGAGCGTGATGTGCTGGTCTATGGTCATACTCATATACCGGTTGCCCGTCGCGGGGATGCCTGTACGTTGTTTAATCCGGGTTCGGTCAGCATTCCGAAAGGCGGTTTGCGCCGAGCTACGGTATGCTAAGTGATGGTGTTCTGTACGTTCAGACTCTTGATGATTGTCGTGTTATTGCACAGACATCAATTACACCGTAATTTACCCACTGACGACATATGCGCCGTAAGAGCGCTTATCTGGAAGGTTTTCTAATGGTTGAGCAGAATCATTTGGCGGGGCAGGAATGGGTCGATATTGTCAATGAAGACAATGAGGTAATCGCCCAGTGCAGTCGCGAACAGATGCGCGCAGAGCGCCTGAGACACCGGGCGACGTATATCGTCGTCCACGACGGCATGGGTAAAATTTTGGTGCAGCGGCGTACTGAGCACAAAGATTTCCTGCCGGGAATGCTGGATGCCACGGCGGGAGGCGTTGTTCAGTCTGAAGAAACCATGCTGGATTCGGCCCGTCGCGAAGCTGAAGAAGAGCTGGGCATAGCCGGCGTACCGTTTGCCGAGCACGGGCTGTTCTATTTTGAAGATGAACACTGCCGGGTGTGGGGCGCGCTGTTTAGCTGCGTTTCCCATGGGCCGTTCGCCCTGCAGGAAGAAGAGGTTAGCGAGGTGTTTTGGATGGTGCCGGAAGAGATCACCGCCCGTTGCGATGAATTTACCCCGGACTCGCTCAAGGCGCTGGCGCTGTGGATGACGCGTAATGCCAGGAATGAAAAGCAATCCGATGCGGTAACGGAATAGCGCACGCCTGACGGCGGCTTTTCCCGGATTCAGCCCAATAAAAAAGGCAGCATGAAAATGCTGCCTTTTTGTATGGTTTGACGATTACTGCTGTTGTGCAGACTGGATCGCGGTCAGGGCGATGGTGTAGACGATATCGTCAACCAGCGCGCCACGAGACAGGTCGTTAACCGGTTTACGCATGCCTTGCAGCATCGGCCCGATGGAGATCAGGTCAGCAGAGCGCTGTACCGCTTTGTACGTGGTGTTACCGGTGTTCAGATCCGGGAAGATGAACACGGTAGCACGGCCAGCAACCGGTGAGTTCGGCGCTTTAGACTGCGCAACGTCAGCCATAACCGCAGCGTCGTACTGCAGCGGGCCGTCGATGACCAGGTCCGGACGTTTTTCCTGAGCGATACGGGTTGCTTCACGAACTTTCTCTACATCGCTGCCTGCGCCTGAGGTGCCGGTGGAGTAGGAAAGCATGGCAACGCGCGGGTCAATACCAAACGCGGCAGCGGAATCAGCAGACTGAATCGCGATTTCAGCCAGTTGTTCTGCGGTCGGGTCCGGGTTGATGGCGCAGTCGCCGTAAACGTAAACCTGTTCCGGCAGCAGCATGAAGAACACGGAAGAAACCAGTGAGCTTCCCGGCGCGGTTTTAATCAGCTGCAACGGCGGACGGATGGTGTTGGCGGTGGTATGAACCGCGCCAGAAACCAGACCGTCTACTTCGTCCTGCTCCAGCATCAGAGTGCCCAGCACAACGTTGTCTTCCAGTTGCTCGCGAGCTACCGCTTCGGTCATGCCTTTGCTCTTACGCAGCTCAACCAGACGCGCAACATAGCTTTCGCGAACCACTTCCGGATCGACGATTTCAATGCCGGTGCCCAGTTCAACGCCCTGTGCCGCCGCAACGCGGGTGATTTCATCCGGGTTGCCTAACAGCACGCAGGTCGCGATGCCGCGTTCAGCACAAATTGCCGCAGCTTTGACGGTACGCGGTTCGTCGCCTTCCGGCAGAACAACACGTTTGCCCGCTTTACGCGCCAGCTCGGTGAGCTGATAACGGAAGGCTGGCGGAGACAGACGACGGCTGCGCTCGGAGCTGGCGGTCAGGGATTCAATCCACTCAGCGTCGATATGGCTGGCCACGTATTCCTGTACTTTCTCAATACGCTCGTGGTCATCAACCGGCACTTCCAGATTGAAGCTCTGCAGGCTCAGAGAGGTTTGCCAGGTGTTGGTGTTCACCATAAATACCGGCAGGCCGGTGGCAAATGCGCGCTCGCACAGCTTGCTGATACGGGCGTCCATTTCGTAACCGCCGGTCAGCAGTACGGCGCCGATTTCCACGCCGTTCATGGCGGCAAGGCTTGCTGCAACCAGCACGTCAGGACGGTCTGCAGACGTCACCAGCAATGAACCTGCGCGGAAGTGCTCCAGCATGTGAGGAATGCTGCGCGCACAGAAGGTTACGGATTTGACGCGGCGAGTTTTGATATCGCCTTCGTTAACCACAGTCGCTTTCAGGTGGCGAGCCATATCGATAGCGCGGGTCGCGATCAGATCGAAACTCCACGGCACCGCGCCCAGCACCGGCAGCGGGCTAACCGCTTGCAGCTGCTTCGCATCAATGTTGATGACTTTCGCTTTGTTGGAATCATCAAAGATTTCCGACAGATCAGGACGGGGTGCGG includes:
- the pta_1 gene encoding phosphate acetyltransferase yields the protein MRRLTSKAAPRPDLSEIFDDSNKAKVINIDAKQLQAVSPLPVLGAVPWSFDLIATRAIDMARHLKATVVNEGDIKTRRVKSVTFCARSIPHMLEHFRAGSLLVTSADRPDVLVAASLAAMNGVEIGAVLLTGGYEMDARISKLCERAFATGLPVFMVNTNTWQTSLSLQSFNLEVPVDDHERIEKVQEYVASHIDAEWIESLTASSERSRRLSPPAFRYQLTELARKAGKRVVLPEGDEPRTVKAAAICAERGIATCVLLGNPDEITRVAAAQGVELGTGIEIVDPEVVRESYVARLVELRKSKGMTEAVAREQLEDNVVLGTLMLEQDEVDGLVSGAVHTTANTIRPPLQLIKTAPGSSLVSSVFFMLLPEQVYVYGDCAINPDPTAEQLAEIAIQSADSAAAFGIDPRVAMLSYSTGTSGAGSDVEKVREATRIAQEKRPDLVIDGPLQYDAAVMADVAQSKAPNSPVAGRATVFIFPDLNTGNTTYKAVQRSADLISIGPMLQGMRKPVNDLSRGALVDDIVYTIALTAIQSAQQQ
- the hisM gene encoding histidine transport system permease HisM; translated protein: MIEIIQEYWKSLLWTDGYRFTGVAITLWLLISSVVMGGILAVFLAIGRVSSNKFIQFPIWLFTYIFRGTPLYVQLLVFYSGMYTLEVVKGTELLNAFFRSGLNCTVLALTLNTCAYTTEIFAGAIRSVPHGEIEAARAYGFSRFKMYRCIILPSALRIALPAYSNEVILMLHSTALAFTATVPDLLKIARDINSATYQPFTAFGIAAVLYLIISYVLISLFRRAEKRWLGHVKPASSH
- the hisQ gene encoding histidine ABC transporter permease, encoding MLYGFSQVILKGAIVTLELALSSVILAVLIGLLGAAGKLSRNRLLALLFEAYTTLIRGVPDLVLMLLIFYGLQIALNTVTDALGLAQFDIDPMVAGIITLGFIYGAYFTETFRGAFMAVPKGHIEAATAFGFTNAQTFRRILFPAMMRFALPGIGNNWQVILKATALVSLLGLEDVVKATQLAGKSTWEPFYFAIVCGVIYLVFTTASNGVLLLLERRYTVGVKRADL
- the yfcE gene encoding putative phosphodiesterase; translation: MKLMFASDIHGSLPATERIVTLFEESGAQWLILLGDLLNHGPRNALPDGYAPAQVAERLNALAPKIIAVRGNCDSEVDQMLLKFPITAPWQQVLLGEPRLFLTHGHLFHPENLPPLNERDVLVYGHTHIPVARRGDACTLFNPGSVSIPKGGLRRATVC
- the hisJ gene encoding histidine ABC transporter, substrate-binding periplasmic protein; translated protein: MSSLSITEKRQQEIAFTDKLYAADSRLVVRKDSDIEPNLEKLKGKRVGVLQGTTQETYGNVHWAPKGVEIVSYQGQDNIYSDLTAGRIDAAFQDEVAASEGFLKQPVGKDYKFGGPSIKDEKLFGVGTGMGIRKEDNELREALNKAFAEMRADGTYEKLAKKYFDFNVYGE
- the yfcH gene encoding NAD(P)-binding Rossmann-fold domain codes for the protein MNILVTGGTGLIGRHLVPRLFALGHNVTVVTRDPDKARARLDERINIWKGLSDAQDLDAFDAVINLAGEPIADKRWTAAQKQRLCQSRWQITQRLVTLIKASDNPPSVLISGSATGYYGDLGEVVVTEDEPPHNEFTHKLCAKWEQIASQAQSDKTRVCLLRTGAVFAPEGGMLGKIVPLFRLGLGGPMGSGRQYLAWIHVDDMVNGILWLLNNDLRGPFNMVSPYPVRNEQFAHTLGHVLSRPTVLRAPATAIRLMMGESAVLVLGGQRALPKRLEESGFGFRWFDLEEALHDVVR
- the yfcD gene encoding NUDIX hydrolase, translating into MVEQNHLAGQEWVDIVNEDNEVIAQCSREQMRAERLRHRATYIVVHDGMGKILVQRRTEHKDFLPGMLDATAGGVVQSEETMLDSARREAEEELGIAGVPFAEHGLFYFEDEHCRVWGALFSCVSHGPFALQEEEVSEVFWMVPEEITARCDEFTPDSLKALALWMTRNARNEKQSDAVTE
- the yfcF gene encoding putative glutathione S-transferase, with protein sequence MSQPAITLWSDANYFSPYVMSVYVALKEKGLTFTLKTVDLESGQHQQADWQGFNLTRRVPLLDIDGFLLSESSAIDEYLEERFAPPVWERIYPHDREKRALARQVQAWIRSDLMPIREERATDVVFASAKRPPLSEAGQEAAQKLFAIAGHLLRDGQQNLFGEWCIADTDLALMINRLALHGDAVPGALADYAAFQWQRASVQRYVALSAKQAG
- the folX gene encoding D-erythro-7,8-dihydroneopterin triphosphate epimerase is translated as MSQPDAIIRIKNLRLRAFVGIKDEEIAHRQDILINVAIHYPAGKARFSEDIQDALNYRTVTKAIIHHVENNRFSLLEKLTQDVLDIAREHHWVTYAEVEIDKLHALRYADSVSMTMSWQR
- the hisP_2 gene encoding histidine/lysine/arginine/ornithine transporter subunit; the protein is MVNNENIGLVRDKDGQLKVADKNQLRLLRTRLTMVFQHFNLWSHMTVLENVMEAPVQVLGLSKQQARERAVKYLEKVGIDARAQGKYPVHLSGGQQQRVSIARALAMEPEVLLFDEPTSALDPELVGEVLRIMQKLAEEGKTMVVVTHEMEFARHVSSHVIFLHQGKIEEEGAPEELFNNPKSQRLQQFLKGSLK
- the yfcG_1 gene encoding putative glutathione S-transferase, which translates into the protein MIDLYYAPTPNGHKITIFLEEAGLEYRLHRVDISKGEQFQPAFLAISPNNKIPAIVDRDPADGGEPISLFESGAILLYLAEKTGKLLSGELRERQTTLQWLFWQMAGFGPMLGQNHHFNHFAPQPVPYAIERYQVEAQRLYGVLNKRLESSPWLGGNHYSIADIATYPWVASHERQRIPLENYPAVSNWFERIRNRPATLAAWKKAEVV
- the hisP_1 gene encoding histidine/lysine/arginine/ornithine transporter subunit, translating into MSDNKLNVTDLHKRYGEHEVLKGVSLKANAGDVISIIGSSGSGKSTFLRCINFLRKTE